The Candida dubliniensis CD36 chromosome 2, complete sequence genome contains a region encoding:
- a CDS encoding ubiquitin fusion degradation protein, putative (Similar to S. cerevisiae UFD1;~In S. cerevisiae: protein that interacts with Cdc48p and Npl4p, involved in recognition of polyubiquitinated proteins and their presentation to the 26S proteasome for degradation; involved in transporting proteins from the ER to the cytosol.): MFSSFGSSIYGSAFGSSGFPSNKFEEYFRCYPIAMMPDLIRKDDANYGGKIFLPPSALNKLTMLHIRYPMLFEIKNEQNEKLTHSGVLEFTAEEGRTYLPQWMMNTLELSPGSLIKITNCDLNLGKFVKIEPQSVDFLDISDPKAVLENVLRKFSTLTVNDVIEVNYNDAIYGIKVLEVKPESPSKGVCVVETDLETDFAPPVGYVEPEYKPKTVEPQSTPIDPSKVNKSAGAATMAKSINYAKLVAEGGKTTKFSGSGQKLSGKSIDMDKDQTTKNYRIDDLDPDAVPVPLTLPENQLFFGFPVVLPTQEEIDEGTKEELRKQEAFSGSGQSLRQSKKRKDKNTNYPPLKNHTRSPDVIEID; this comes from the coding sequence ATGTTTTCAAGTTTTGGTTCCTCAATATATGGGTCTGCATTTGGATCATCAGGGTTTCCAAGTAATAAGTTTGAAGAATACTTTCGATGTTACCCAATTGCTATGATGCCCGATTTGATTCGAAAAGACGATGCAAATTATGGTGGCAAGATTTTTTTACCGCCATCAGCTTTGAATAAGTTGACTATGCTACACATAAGGTACCCTATGTTGTTTGAAATAAAGAATGAACAGAATGAGAAGTTGACACACTCTGGTGTTTTGGAATTTACTGCTGAAGAAGGAAGAACGTATTTGCCACAATGGATGATGAATACTTTGGAGCTTTCCCCTGGCTCTTTGATCAAAATCACCAATtgtgatttgaatttgggAAAGTTTGTTAAAATTGAACCTCAGAGTGTCGATTTTTTGGATATAAGTGATCCTAAAGCAGTTTTAGAGAATGTCTTGAGaaaattttcaactttaacTGTGAATGATGTTATTGAAGTTAATTATAACGATGCTATATACGGGATAAAAGTTTTGGAAGTCAAACCTGAAAGCCCATCTAAAGGTGTATGTGTGGTGGAGACAGATTTAGAAACCGACTTTGCACCTCCAGTGGGATATGTCGAGCCGGAGTACAAGCCAAAGACAGTTGAACCTCAGAGCACACCAATTGACCCTTCAAAAGTGAACAAAAGTGCAGGTGCTGCTACCATGGCTAAATCGATAAACTATGCTAAATTAGTTGCTGAGGGCGGGAAAACCACAAAGTTTTCTGGAAGTGGCCAAAAGTTGTCTGGAAAATCCATTGACATGGATAAAGACCAAACTACAAAGAACTACCGAATTGACGATTTGGATCCAGATGCAGTACCTGTTCCATTAACGTTGCCTGAAAACCAgttattttttggtttcccGGTAGTATTACCGACACAAGAGGAAATTGATGAAGGGaccaaagaagaattaagGAAACAAGAGGCGTTTTCGGGATCAGGACAATCATTGAGACAGAgtaagaaaagaaaagacaAAAATACCAACTATCCTCCACTAAAAAATCATACAAGAAGTCCAGATGTCATTGAGATCGACTAA
- a CDS encoding karyopherin, putative (Signal peptide predicted for ZZZ2650 by SignalP 2.0 HMM (Signal peptide probability 0.719, signal anchor probability 0.000) with cleavage site probability 0.315 between residues 15 and 16;~Similar to S. cerevisiae SXM1;~In S. cerevisiae: nuclear transport factor (karyopherin) involved in protein transport between the cytoplasm and nucleoplasm.) produces the protein MDKQTLLAALTGTLASDQQIRKHSEQQLHAFEQQPGFTAYLLDLIADATENQPGVKIAAAIFFKNRVVNYWIVPENKQQTAFYLSETEKSTIKEKLVSTLFATYKIQQIRLQLSTALNTILSFDKWDELTNIIQKLLSDESNIDHVFTGLICLFEYTKNYRWAGFESNNFINPILEEIAQKLFPQLENLANKLIESDNKVADEILYLIIKIFKFTTYSSLPTYFQDSNNLGKWCQIHVLIISKPLPKEVLDEDHIETRNSNPRVKTVKWCFANMNRLLSRHGGGYLTKSKETNQFAQMFISNFVPELLNAYWKIIESWSNKTVWLSEISLYHMISFLEQIIETPAWSLINDKLDAIIRHVILPTLVATPETVELYEDDTDEYIRRFFDINREQSTSDVASINFIYRLSNKKFKSTIGMICQLINEIFTERRNNLDSSDTAMKVEGGLRILSTISYKLDSKFSPVTGQVDNLLFTFVYPELSQDCASKTPWLTARACDTIAMFHDHQYTDMKILQDIFQSVVTCFSNDAQFPIQLTAADALSTLVKEDSVSQLVADQAPQLMGVLLEKSKQYESDILTNVMDIFVEKFAKNLEPYAVELGSKLVEQFIKIASEILETNGSGHTDKEIQAAGILNTLTTLVISMSNAPNVALQLESVLKDLINFIFENAMIVFLTEVIEILESILFVRSEVSPVIWNIFKVAIESFETYAYEYFDSFQPFFESIINKGFGQPDITIADERVQVLMNICFNILKDEDADPVFAHSAFEDIELTILALNQRFASFLPQFLPEIFDIFTKLESQDAFDGYMLHHLSILKILFACIYVDPAVTIQFILSKGFLVDFYKLWIKYSSDFQSVYGCKLQILASMSILKNDNAVSSIPEDLIGETVDLLLSNIATLPNAIKAKNAILSSETSQKTQQKNTEDNGEDDGEEFADFEDDFEVDEAELEAMKETPIDVLNAFEYFVQNFLSLQQQQNKYEVLFGGIDSNKKEMIQELIRITQQTR, from the coding sequence TCAACCAGGAGTGAAAATAGCTGCTGctatctttttcaaaaacagAGTTGTCAATTATTGGATTGTTCCtgaaaataaacaacaaactgCATTCTACCTTTCAGAGACTGAAAAATCCACcataaaagaaaagttggTGTCAACTTTATTTGCAACTTATAAAATCCAACAAATCAGATTGCAACTATCTACTGCATTAAACACTATTTTGAGTTTTGATAAATGGGATGAGCTAACCAATATTATCCAGAAGCTATTGTCTGATGAAAGCAACATTGATCATGTCTTTACAGGATTGATTTGCCTTTTTGAGTACACCAAGAATTATAGATGGGCTGGTTTCGAACTgaacaattttatcaatccTATATTGGAGGAAATCGCTCAGAAGTTGTTTCCacaattggaaaatttgGCCAATAAGTTGATTGAAAGCGACAACAAGGTTGCCGATGAAATACTCTACTTGATTATCaagattttcaaattcactACATACTCATCTTTGCCAACATACTTCCAGGACTCCAACAACTTGGGGAAGTGGTGCCAAATTCATGTGTTGATAATAAGCAAACCGTTGCCCAAGGAGGTCTTAGATGAAGATCATATCGAAACCAGAAATTCCAATCCAAGAGTGAAAACCGTTAAATGGTGTTTTGCTAATATGAATAGACTTTTAAGCAGACACGGAGGCGGGTATTTGACCAAGTccaaagaaacaaatcaatttgcACAAATGTTCATTTCTAACTTTGTTCCGGAATTGTTGAACGCATATTGGAAAATCATAGAATCATGGTCAAATAAAACAGTTTGGCTCAGTGAGATTTCCTTATACCATATGATATCGTTTTTAGAGCAAATTATCGAGACCCCAGCTTGGTCTTTGATCAACGATAAATTGGATGCAATTATTAGACATGTAATTTTGCCTACTTTAGTGGCAACGCCTGAGACTGTGGAATTGTACGAAGACGATACCGATGAATACATTAGACGTTTCTTTGACATCAACCGTGAACAGAGTACTTCAGATGTTGCGTCgataaattttatttatcGCTTGTCGAACAAAAAGTTTAAACTGACAATAGGAATGATCTGTCAACTTATTAATGAGATTTTCActgaaagaagaaacaattTAGACTCTTCCGATACAGCAATGAAAGTAGAAGGCGGTTTAAGAATTTTGTCGACGATTTCTTACAAATTAGATTCTAAGTTTTCTCCAGTCACTGGGCAAGTTGACAATTTACTTTTCACGTTTGTATATCCGGAGTTACTGCAAGATTGTGCTTCAAAGACTCCATGGTTGACTGCTAGAGCATGTGATACAATTGCTATGTTTCATGACCATCAGTACACTGATATGAAGATTTTGCaagatatttttcaaagtgTTGTTACATGCTTTTCCAACGATGCCCAGTTCCCAATACAATTAACTGCTGCGGATGCGTTATCTACATTGGTTAAAGAAGATTCTGTTTCCCAATTAGTTGCTGATCAAGCACCACAGTTAATGGGAGTACTTTTAGAAAAATCAAAGCAATATGAAAGTGACATATTAACCAATGTGATGGACATCTTTGTGGAAAAGTTTGCCAAGAATTTGGAACCGTACGCAGTCGAATTGGGGTCCAAATTAGTTGaacaattcatcaaaatcGCAAGTGAGATTTTGGAAACAAACGGTTCTGGACATACAGACAAAGAAATCCAAGCTGCTGGTATTTTGAACACATTAACAACTTTGGTTATATCGATGTCAAATGCTCCCAACGTAGCCTTACAATTGGAATCAGTTTTGAAGGATTTGATTAActttatatttgaaaatgcTATGATCGTGTTTTTAACAGAAGTAATCGAAATCTTAGAATCGATTTTATTTGTTAGATCAGAAGTTTCACCAGTTATCTGGAATATTTTTAAGGTTGCCATTGAGTCTTTTGAGACTTATGCGTACgaatattttgattcattCCAACCATTTTTCGAGagtattatcaacaaaGGATTTGGTCAACCTGATATCACCATAGCAGACGAACGTGTTCAAGTATTAATGAACATATGtttcaatatattgaaGGACGAAGATGCGGACCCAGTTTTTGCACATCTGGCTTTCGAAGATATCGAATTGACAATTTTGGCTCTCAATCAAAGATTTGCAAGCTTCTTACCACAGTTTTTACCagaaatatttgatattttcaCTAAATTAGAGAGCCAGGATGCCTTTGACGGTTACATGCTACATCATTTAtccattttgaaaatattgtttgCTTGTATATATGTTGATCCTGCTGTTACCATTCAGTTTATTTTGTCAAAAGGATTTTTAGTAGACTTTTACAAGTTGTGGATAAAATACAGCTCCGACTTTCAAAGCGTGTACGGATGCAAATTGCAAATTTTAGCAAGCATGTCTATCTTGAAGAATGACAATGCTGTTAGTTCAATACCAGAAGACTTGATAGGGGAGActgttgatttattattgtcgAACATTGCTACTTTGCCGAATGCCATCAAAGCCAAAAATGCCATCTTATCCAGCGAAACTAGTCAAAAGACACAGCAAAAGAACACAGAGGACAACGGTGAGGATGATGGGGAAGAATTTGCTGATTTTGAAGACGACTTTGAAGTTGATGAAGCTGAATTGGAAGCAATGAAGGAAACCCCAATTGACGTGCTTAACGCATTTGAATACTTTGTGCAAAACTTTTTATCACttcaacagcaacaaaacaaatacGAAGTGTTATTTGGAGgaattgattcaaataaGAAAGAGATGATCCAAGAGTTGATTAGAATTACTCAACAAACAAGATGA
- a CDS encoding xanthine phosphoribosyltransferase, putative (Similar to S. cerevisiae XPT1;~In S. cerevisiae: dimeric hypoxanthine-guanine phosphoribosyltransferase, catalyzes the formation of both inosine monophosphate and guanosine monophosphate.): protein MSESEKMYISYNNIHQLCQEIAPKIKEFKPDLIIAIGGGGFIPARMLRSFLKEPGQPNVRIMAIILSLYEEIESENGIEKPGTQVVRTQWIDYHQSKIDLVGKNVLIIDEVDDTRTTLHYAVSELKKDVEEQSRAKGADPKDTKFGIFVLHDKQKQKKAELPDEIMKTGNYFAARSVPDSWIAYPWESTDIVYHQMKAEEQGNDVFLPSTTLG, encoded by the coding sequence ATGTCTGAATCTGAAAAAATGTACATTTCGTACAATAATATACACCAGTTATGTCAAGAAATAGCTCCTAAAATCAAGGAATTCAAACCAGATTTAATCATTGctattggtggtggtggttttaTCCCAGCTAGAATGTTGCGTTCCTTTTTGAAAGAACCTGGTCAACCAAACGTTAGAATTATGGCTATTATATTGTCGTTGTACGAAGAGATTGAGAGTGAAAATGGTATTGAAAAGCCAGGTACCCAAGTTGTACGTACCCAATGGATTGATTATCATCAGTCTAAAATTGACTTGGTTGGCAAAAATGTCTTAATTATTGACGAGGTTGATGATACCAGAACAACCTTGCATTACGCAGTCagtgaattgaaaaaagatgTGGAAGAGCAATCGCGGGCCAAAGGTGCAGACCCCAAAGATACGAAGTTTGGTATTTTTGTATTACACGACaaacaaaagcaaaagaaaGCTGAATTGCCCGATGAGATTATGAAGACGGGTAATTATTTTGCTGCTCGGTCTGTCCCTGATAGTTGGATTGCTTATCCATGGGAGTCGACTGACATTGtttatcatcaaatgaaaGCTGAAGAACAAGGAAATGATGTGTTTCTTCCTTCAACCACTTTAGGGTaa